In Entelurus aequoreus isolate RoL-2023_Sb linkage group LG02, RoL_Eaeq_v1.1, whole genome shotgun sequence, one genomic interval encodes:
- the LOC133663533 gene encoding uncharacterized protein LOC133663533 yields the protein MPKKSGSQKRQENKIREEKELKGRQYVTQYFPKKESSAPAAAAVCQPPSPPAPESAPVPPHEEGVFHPMSCIQVSHSQDQQLPMEGGLSVKPKWYFTQKIAEFVCQFFCTDSLPPAERVKIKVTKRKWTELRWTGPFKVVEQTFHALRLASGGDTWYHLSLCTTAEEPDRSPGDVIADIATTSAPQPRRRERFSTYITLFNFYIVYPCVRPIQYAKCFLVFLACFQHNYMCRYIK from the exons atgcctaaaaaatcaggcagccaaaaaagacaggaaaataaaataagagaggagaaggagttgaagggtcgacaatatgtcacccaatatttcccaaaaaaag agtcaagtgcaccagcagcagcagctgtctgtcagcccccaagtccccctgcccctgaatcagccccagtgcccccacatgaggaaggag tttttcaccctatgagctgcatacaggtcagccattcacaggaccagcagctccccatggaaggaggactcagcgtaaaaccaaaatggtattttacacaaaaaattgcagaatttgtgtgccagttcttctgtacagattcccttccgcccgctgagagggtcaagatcaaggtcaccaaacgcaagtggacggagctcaggtggactggtcccttcaaggtcgtggaacagacgttccacgcccttcgactggctagtggaggggacacctggtaccacctctccctctgcactactgctgaagaacctgacagatcaccaggggatgtcattgctgacatcgccacaacatctgcccctcagcccaggagacgagagagattttctacctacattactcttttcaacttctatattgtatatccttgtgtgagaccaatccagtatgctaaatgtttcttagtttttcttgcttgttttcagcataactacatgtgtcgttacattaagtga